One Mycteria americana isolate JAX WOST 10 ecotype Jacksonville Zoo and Gardens chromosome 21, USCA_MyAme_1.0, whole genome shotgun sequence genomic region harbors:
- the RCC1 gene encoding regulator of chromosome condensation, with amino-acid sequence MPGKRTAKKSPVPEEESPGGKKVKVSHPSHRTQPGLVLTLGQGDVGQLGLGEDVMERKKPALVPLPEMMVQVEAGGMHTVCLSQTGKIYTFGCNDEGALGRDTSAEGSETTPGLVELQEKVVQVSAGDSHTAALTEDGRVFVWGSFRDNNGVIGLLEPMKTSSVPVLLQLSAPIVKIVSGNDHLVMLTVDGDLFTCGCGEQGQLGRVPALFANRGGRKGLQRLLVPQCVPVRGKGNRGKMRFQDAFCGAYFTFAVTQEGHIYGFGLSNYHQLGTQGTEPCFSPQNLTCFKNSTKSWVGFSGGQHHTVCVDSEGKAYSLGRAEYGRLGLGAGAEEKSTPTVIPELPSISSVACGASVGYAVSSDGRAFAWGMGTNYQLGTGEEDDVWSPVEMTGKQLENRTVLAVSSGGQHTVLLVKDKEQS; translated from the exons ATGCCGGGGAAACGCACTGCGAAGAAGAGCCCGGTGCCGGAAGAAGAGTCTCCTGGAGGGAAGAAGGTTAAAG TCTCCCACCCGTCCCACCGGACGCAGCCCGGCCTGGTGCTGacgctggggcagggggatgtcGGCCAGCTGGGCCTGGGGGAAGACGTGATGGAGCGGAAGAAGCCGGCCCTGGTGCCGCTGCCGGAGATGATGGTGCAGGTGGAAGCCGGAGGGATGCACACGGTGTGCCTCAGCCAGACGGGAAAA atcTACACCTTTGGCTGCAACGATGAAGGCGCCCTTGGGCGTGACACCTCGGCAGAAGGGTCGGAGACCACGCCGGGGCTGGTGGAGCTGCAGGAAAAGGTGGTGCAGGTCTCTGCGGGGGACAGTCATACAGCCGCGCTGACAGAGGACGGCAGGGTTTTTGTCTGGGGCTCTTTCCGG GATAACAACGGGGTGATCGGCTTGCTGGAGCCCATGAAGACGAGCTCCGTTCCTGTGCTGCTCCAGCTCAGTGCACCCATCGTTAAAATTGTCTCAG GGAATGACCACTTAGTGATGCTGACAGTGGACGGTGACCTCTTCACGTGCGGCTGCGGCGAGCAGGGCCAGCTGGGGAGAGTGCCGGCGCTCTTTGCCAAccgaggaggaaggaaagggctgC AGCGCCTGCTGGTCCCCCAGTGTGTCCCTGTCAGAGGCAAAGGCAACAGAGGCAAAATGCGCTTCCAGGACGCCTTTTGCGGGGCTTACTTCACCTTTGCCGTCACGCAGGAGGGACACATCTATGGATTCGGCCTCTCCAACTACCACCAGCTGG GGACCCAGGGCACGGAGCCCTGCTTCTCCCCGCAGAACCTGACGTGCTTCAAGAACTCCACCAAGTCCTGGGTCGGGTTCTCTGGCGGGCAGCACCACACGGTGTGCGTCGACTCGGAGG GTAAAGCCTAcagcctgggcagggcagagTACGGCCGGCTGGGCCTCGGGGCAGGGGCGGAGGAGAAGAGCACGCCCACGGTCATCCCAGAGCTCCCCAGCATCTCTTCTGTCGCATGCGGCGCATCGGTCGGCTACGCCGTCAGCAGCGACG GACGAGCGTTTGCCTGGGGTATGGGCACCAACTACCAactgggcacaggggaggagGACGACGTCTGGAGCCCCGTGGAGATGACGGGCAAGCAGCTGGAAAACCGCACGGTCCTGGCCGTGTCCAGCGGCGGCCAACACACTGTGCTGCTGGTCAAGGACAAGGAGCAGAGTTGA